A genomic window from Candidatus Denitrolinea symbiosum includes:
- a CDS encoding glycosyltransferase, partial, with the protein MIDYFVDLDEANFVKALVSVIIPAYNAERCITRALLSAINQTYKDYEIIVVDDGSTDGTFSIISPFLDDLRIRYFHQSNRGRSNARNRGIRESHGEYIAFLDADDEWLPEFLSTSIAALCSNHQIGYSYSWGKMFNAINGEFVGDFMGKQKKGVAPKNEMFKKLILGEKILFDSIVVKRKTLKQVGGLDTRISVAEDWDFSMRLTAYSDGYCTAEPLVNVYQDIQHQKEYQRRNNFEMYLMVFENLKNIKISEENQRLIPQSLARELYTRGVVLLAMGDVEESSRLLNRAYDIYPSLFLNGELSLSFAHQFLKFYDGSNEFSDLIFDFFRSTEKFPSLSSIINPKTIISSIYGLIVIRELRSSGIILQSAIKAVKYDFLWLRRKEFLINCLKAVYRLAMRIK; encoded by the coding sequence ATGATAGATTATTTTGTTGACCTTGATGAAGCCAACTTTGTTAAGGCATTGGTAAGCGTTATTATCCCTGCATATAATGCGGAGAGATGTATAACACGCGCATTGTTGAGCGCAATAAATCAAACTTATAAAGATTATGAAATTATTGTCGTCGATGATGGATCTACTGATGGTACTTTTTCGATAATTTCCCCTTTTTTAGATGATTTGCGAATTAGATATTTCCACCAAAGCAATCGAGGCCGATCAAATGCGCGTAATCGGGGTATCCGGGAATCGCATGGAGAATACATAGCTTTTTTGGATGCCGACGATGAGTGGCTACCTGAGTTTTTAAGCACCTCTATTGCGGCATTATGTTCAAATCACCAAATAGGATATTCTTATTCTTGGGGAAAGATGTTTAATGCTATAAATGGTGAGTTTGTTGGGGATTTTATGGGGAAACAAAAAAAAGGAGTAGCGCCAAAAAACGAGATGTTCAAGAAATTAATCTTGGGCGAAAAGATATTATTTGATTCTATTGTGGTAAAGCGTAAAACCTTGAAACAGGTTGGGGGATTAGATACCAGAATATCGGTGGCTGAAGATTGGGATTTCTCGATGAGATTGACAGCATATAGTGATGGGTACTGTACTGCGGAACCATTGGTAAATGTTTATCAGGATATTCAACATCAAAAAGAGTACCAACGGCGAAACAATTTTGAAATGTATTTGATGGTTTTTGAGAACTTGAAAAATATAAAAATAAGTGAAGAAAATCAAAGACTTATTCCTCAAAGTCTGGCAAGAGAATTATACACACGTGGAGTTGTATTATTGGCAATGGGCGATGTCGAAGAAAGCAGCCGTTTGCTAAACCGAGCGTATGATATTTATCCTAGTTTGTTTCTCAATGGGGAATTATCTTTGTCGTTCGCACACCAATTTCTTAAGTTTTATGATGGCAGCAATGAATTTTCTGATTTAATTTTTGATTTTTTCAGAAGTACTGAGAAATTTCCGAGTCTTTCATCTATTATTAATCCAAAAACAATCATATCAAGCATTTACGGATTAATCGTTATCAGGGAATTACGATCGTCTGGGATTATTCTTCAATCTGCCATAAAAGCAGTGAAATATGATTTTTTGTGGTTAAGAAGAAAAGAATTTTTGATCAATTGTCTAAAAGCTGTTTATCGTTTAGCAATGAGGATAAAATGA
- a CDS encoding glycosyltransferase family 1 protein, which translates to MPERIKFTGEVENVEDYLCIADVFVLPSRLEGFANVVAEAMASGLPCILTPYQGLPEEFGNPGQEYILGSYDPDDLAESIVLLLENQSKRDVIGRAARNWVEKNLDVEKSIDSFELLYRRLMLTKL; encoded by the coding sequence ATGCCAGAACGAATTAAATTTACTGGAGAAGTTGAAAATGTTGAGGATTATTTGTGCATAGCGGATGTATTTGTATTACCTTCCAGACTCGAAGGATTTGCTAATGTTGTTGCGGAGGCGATGGCTTCCGGCTTACCATGTATCTTAACGCCCTATCAAGGCTTACCGGAAGAATTTGGCAATCCGGGACAAGAGTATATTTTGGGGTCATATGATCCGGATGACTTGGCAGAATCAATCGTCTTGTTGCTGGAAAATCAAAGCAAGAGAGATGTTATCGGAAGAGCAGCTCGTAATTGGGTGGAGAAAAACCTGGATGTTGAGAAAAGTATAGATTCGTTTGAGTTACTGTATCGGCGGTTGATGCTAACAAAACTATAA
- a CDS encoding glycosyltransferase family 4 protein: MPKKILVITSHYPPYHIGGYELRIKDILEQLTDRGYKIRVVTSMKEGTLKLSAHIYRYEVVRKLHRRKKARCFIEELIFDLQDTALLDRQIKGFAPDILYLAHIMPLSKAIIPFLAERKTSLVFDEGGMGVIASWENRGRWFYFIEEYVSRYAILNKLKPSIIDLICKISQNRLKPKWLWPTKVKVIFNSELNYNNTISRNIPIGDALVVRSGIDTEKFDFLPREKLGLPILLIVPGRIEPPKGQMDAVRLLDKLMESGLDGKMIFVGENFSKTYFLEVTAAIQKLRLEDKIAFFPMLTQDELKNLYHAADICFFPSHHKTGYSRVPLEAMASGCIVVSYGNEGSNEIIQHGRTGFLVRPGDYAEIISIVEELKVNSRMVWEVTAGARREIEENCTLQRYIDEIEKVLSEAIRS, translated from the coding sequence ATGCCAAAAAAAATATTAGTTATTACTTCGCACTATCCTCCATATCATATTGGAGGTTACGAGCTAAGAATCAAAGATATATTGGAGCAATTAACTGATAGAGGATATAAGATCCGCGTTGTGACTTCTATGAAAGAAGGAACTCTGAAATTATCTGCTCATATATATCGATATGAAGTTGTCAGGAAGTTGCACAGAAGAAAGAAAGCCAGGTGTTTTATTGAAGAATTAATCTTTGATTTACAGGATACTGCGTTGCTTGATAGGCAAATTAAGGGCTTTGCACCAGACATTCTTTACTTAGCGCATATTATGCCCTTATCTAAGGCAATTATACCGTTTTTGGCGGAACGAAAAACCTCTCTGGTGTTCGATGAAGGTGGCATGGGGGTAATTGCTTCCTGGGAAAACAGAGGCCGTTGGTTTTATTTTATTGAAGAATACGTTAGCCGATATGCCATTCTGAATAAATTAAAACCTTCGATAATTGATTTGATTTGTAAAATTAGCCAAAACCGGCTTAAGCCGAAATGGTTGTGGCCTACGAAAGTGAAGGTTATTTTCAACAGCGAACTAAATTATAACAACACGATCTCAAGAAATATTCCAATCGGAGACGCACTGGTGGTACGATCTGGAATCGACACGGAAAAATTCGATTTTCTGCCTAGAGAGAAACTTGGCTTGCCAATTCTTTTGATCGTTCCTGGGAGGATCGAACCCCCAAAAGGGCAGATGGACGCGGTCAGGCTACTTGACAAATTAATGGAATCTGGGCTGGATGGGAAAATGATTTTTGTTGGGGAAAATTTTTCCAAAACATACTTTCTGGAGGTAACTGCTGCCATTCAGAAATTGCGTTTGGAGGATAAGATCGCCTTTTTTCCCATGCTCACGCAAGATGAATTAAAAAATTTGTATCACGCGGCGGATATTTGTTTTTTTCCGAGCCATCATAAAACCGGATATTCGCGAGTGCCGTTGGAAGCCATGGCGAGTGGTTGTATCGTAGTCTCTTATGGAAATGAAGGCTCGAATGAGATTATTCAGCATGGTAGGACCGGTTTTTTGGTTAGGCCGGGAGATTATGCGGAAATAATCAGTATTGTTGAAGAACTGAAAGTGAATTCAAGAATGGTTTGGGAAGTCACGGCTGGAGCGCGAAGAGAGATCGAGGAAAATTGTACCTTGCAAAGATATATAGATGAAATTGAGAAGGTTTTATCTGAAGCGATTAGATCTTAA
- a CDS encoding ABC transporter ATP-binding protein, with the protein MTTVISVENLSKIYRLGLIGTGTITTDFNVWWAKMRGKPNPLLKIGEKDHGNRDGEELWALRDVSFKVEQGEVLGIIGRNGAGKSTLLKILSRTTAPTSGKIRVKGRIASLLEVGTGFHPELTGRENIYLNGAILGMKRDEITRKFDEIVDFSEVEKFIDTPVKRYSSGMYVRLAFAVAAHLDPEILVVDEVLAVGDATFQKKCLGKMGDVAQEGRTVLFVSHNMVAVQSLCTQAILLEFGRISYSGEVDSTVTKYLNQIDNNEIVGYEILPSMRENDGNGKLKFEEWWIEDDASVKSRAVRSCHKCMFRITYKTGSKEPLSKVSVTLTIKDNYGRPLLSGSTWLLNSDFSSIPPTGFFSCVFENLPLAPGVYILHLYCSVQNDRVERITNAGTFEVIADDVYGVGRIPPNHHGVLIVKDFYWTVDPCS; encoded by the coding sequence ATGACTACCGTAATATCTGTTGAAAATCTTTCCAAAATATACAGACTTGGACTGATTGGAACTGGTACTATTACCACTGATTTTAATGTGTGGTGGGCAAAAATGCGCGGTAAGCCTAATCCACTGCTCAAGATTGGCGAAAAAGATCACGGAAACCGTGATGGCGAAGAACTGTGGGCCTTGCGTGATGTTAGTTTTAAAGTAGAACAAGGTGAGGTATTAGGTATTATCGGGCGTAACGGCGCGGGCAAGAGTACCCTGCTCAAGATTCTTTCACGCACTACCGCGCCGACCTCTGGCAAGATCAGAGTCAAGGGTAGGATTGCAAGTCTGCTCGAAGTCGGGACCGGTTTCCATCCCGAACTGACTGGACGCGAGAACATCTATCTCAACGGCGCGATCCTGGGTATGAAGCGTGATGAAATTACCCGCAAGTTTGATGAGATTGTGGATTTTTCTGAAGTTGAAAAGTTTATTGACACACCGGTTAAACGTTATTCAAGTGGTATGTATGTGCGTCTAGCTTTTGCTGTGGCAGCGCATTTAGACCCCGAAATTCTGGTGGTGGATGAAGTACTTGCCGTTGGCGATGCGACTTTCCAAAAAAAGTGTTTGGGCAAGATGGGCGATGTGGCCCAGGAAGGGCGGACGGTATTGTTTGTGAGCCACAATATGGTTGCCGTGCAATCATTGTGTACTCAAGCTATTTTGCTAGAATTTGGAAGAATAAGCTATTCTGGTGAAGTCGATTCAACAGTTACAAAATACTTGAACCAAATTGATAATAATGAAATTGTAGGTTACGAAATATTGCCATCCATGAGGGAGAATGATGGTAATGGTAAGCTGAAATTCGAAGAATGGTGGATTGAAGATGATGCTTCGGTAAAAAGCCGTGCTGTGCGTTCGTGCCATAAGTGCATGTTCAGAATAACTTACAAAACCGGCTCAAAAGAACCACTTTCGAAAGTATCAGTAACATTGACGATAAAGGATAATTATGGGCGGCCATTATTGTCAGGATCTACTTGGCTACTAAATTCAGATTTTTCCTCAATTCCGCCGACTGGTTTTTTTTCTTGTGTCTTCGAAAATTTACCGTTAGCGCCAGGCGTATATATTTTGCACCTTTATTGTAGCGTACAAAATGATAGAGTAGAACGTATAACAAATGCCGGAACATTTGAGGTTATCGCAGATGATGTTTATGGTGTTGGTAGAATTCCGCCAAATCATCATGGGGTCCTGATTGTGAAAGATTTTTATTGGACGGTTGATCCATGTTCCTGA
- a CDS encoding glycosyltransferase family 4 protein, whose amino-acid sequence MRIFCFTDRFLPTIGGAELAVHNLAEGLVSLGHEVLVSTSTRQGYPAHRHNYELERFWLPRGSERFGFVEWWIGWHLVRSISRWRPDIVQINYAWPGGYAAIKNKNRIKVPIIITSHGSDIQYIPEIGYGDRLNPKRDRMIVHALRHADGLIAISNDIYNEYVKLGVSEQLITLIPNGICFHTLARRNEQARRSLGINSGQLVILAVGRNHPKKGFNYLIQAMSLIAPKNPVALCLIVGKGVSSLAPVVEQMGVTEHVRLCSQALPVGIDFSGRIMPDSEKIETYFKAADIYAMPSLIEGMPLVALEAMASGLPLIASLQGASEDLVVDGKNGLLIPAEDVSALADALQVLLGDKKLRKMMGNVSRLKAKSYDRDHIANEHLRYFKKFI is encoded by the coding sequence ATGCGCATTTTCTGTTTTACGGATAGATTTTTACCTACGATTGGTGGCGCCGAACTGGCTGTTCATAATTTGGCTGAAGGGTTGGTTTCATTAGGCCATGAAGTTTTAGTCAGTACATCTACGCGTCAAGGATATCCTGCCCATCGCCATAATTATGAGCTTGAACGGTTTTGGCTTCCGCGTGGCTCTGAGAGATTTGGGTTTGTTGAATGGTGGATAGGCTGGCACTTAGTTAGAAGCATCAGCAGATGGCGTCCAGATATTGTTCAGATAAACTATGCTTGGCCAGGAGGATATGCAGCTATTAAGAACAAGAACAGAATTAAAGTCCCCATTATTATTACCTCGCATGGTAGCGATATACAATACATACCTGAAATTGGCTACGGAGATCGTTTGAATCCAAAAAGAGATCGTATGATTGTTCATGCCCTTCGTCATGCAGACGGTCTGATTGCAATTAGCAATGATATTTATAATGAATATGTCAAATTGGGCGTTAGCGAACAGTTAATCACGTTGATCCCTAATGGAATATGCTTTCATACATTAGCGAGAAGAAACGAACAAGCTCGTCGTTCCTTGGGGATAAATTCCGGTCAGCTGGTAATTCTGGCAGTTGGTAGAAATCATCCCAAGAAAGGATTTAATTACTTAATTCAGGCGATGTCTCTAATAGCCCCTAAAAACCCGGTTGCATTATGTCTCATTGTAGGAAAAGGTGTGAGTTCCCTTGCGCCAGTTGTAGAGCAAATGGGTGTTACCGAACATGTTCGCTTATGTAGTCAAGCTTTGCCCGTGGGGATTGATTTTTCTGGGCGCATTATGCCCGATAGTGAAAAAATTGAAACATACTTCAAGGCAGCAGATATTTATGCAATGCCATCATTGATTGAAGGAATGCCTCTTGTTGCCTTGGAGGCGATGGCTAGCGGGTTGCCGCTTATAGCGAGTTTACAAGGGGCGAGCGAAGATCTGGTCGTTGATGGAAAAAATGGTTTGTTGATTCCGGCTGAGGATGTTTCGGCATTAGCGGATGCTCTTCAGGTACTATTGGGAGATAAAAAACTTAGAAAAATGATGGGGAATGTTTCGCGATTAAAAGCAAAATCTTATGATCGCGATCATATAGCTAACGAGCATTTAAGATATTTTAAGAAGTTTATTTAG
- a CDS encoding O-antigen ligase family protein, which produces MQSVELLFFGYLFYSLLAVPFDIYVPYLAVLWLFVLTLISLFVGDFGKNGKTMLLLVGFTTGLHLLIQLFVFKTSLADPYNEPFWSWLILIIPVFVLTKRPGFFKHLAFAMFLIAVILRFDLINKPSEAYVREALYSGSGIDNANDYAAWLGFCALIFWALGWKKHGLRRLLFWGMAVGGLMLLMLTVSRGALFALVVAGMCGIRFIPKHYRVRAVIGLGIIYLIFNMIPLTKTGLQYYQLRLTEDTGRLTIWRASVQLIQLRPWLGYGTNVLGGSRNIARYGQIGILPISSPHNPFLLLWLGSGIFPVIPFSVLWLIALRNSFRYGLNVLSDLDPFPLVVFGFITVFVANTTFAYVWGCAVIAYSYSFLESPMITIEKSVPKYSKPNSFENYSGRYKNM; this is translated from the coding sequence ATGCAAAGTGTGGAGCTTTTATTCTTTGGCTATTTGTTCTATTCTTTGTTGGCCGTCCCTTTTGATATTTATGTTCCGTATTTGGCAGTTCTATGGTTGTTTGTATTAACCTTAATCTCATTATTTGTTGGAGATTTTGGAAAGAATGGTAAAACAATGCTGTTATTAGTTGGATTTACAACGGGTTTACATTTATTAATTCAACTTTTTGTTTTTAAGACATCATTGGCTGACCCATATAATGAGCCGTTTTGGTCTTGGTTAATTCTTATAATACCGGTTTTTGTACTAACTAAGCGACCAGGTTTTTTCAAACATCTAGCATTCGCTATGTTTTTAATTGCCGTCATCTTGCGATTTGACTTGATTAATAAGCCATCTGAAGCATATGTTCGAGAAGCGTTATATTCTGGAAGTGGAATTGACAATGCTAATGATTATGCGGCATGGCTTGGCTTTTGCGCTCTGATTTTTTGGGCTTTAGGATGGAAAAAACACGGTCTGAGGCGTTTGCTTTTTTGGGGAATGGCTGTCGGTGGGTTAATGTTGCTAATGCTGACAGTCAGCCGCGGCGCATTATTTGCCTTGGTTGTTGCTGGTATGTGTGGGATAAGATTTATTCCTAAACATTATCGGGTGAGGGCTGTTATAGGACTTGGCATTATTTATCTTATATTTAATATGATTCCTCTTACAAAAACAGGCCTTCAATATTATCAATTGCGATTGACAGAAGATACCGGTAGATTAACTATTTGGCGCGCCTCTGTGCAATTAATTCAACTTCGTCCGTGGCTTGGTTATGGAACAAATGTCTTGGGAGGCTCAAGGAATATTGCGCGCTATGGTCAAATCGGCATTCTTCCAATATCTAGTCCACATAATCCCTTCCTTCTGCTTTGGCTTGGTTCGGGAATCTTCCCAGTCATTCCGTTTTCTGTGTTGTGGTTAATTGCTCTAAGAAATAGTTTTCGATATGGCTTGAACGTTCTAAGTGACCTTGACCCATTCCCGCTAGTCGTTTTTGGCTTCATCACGGTGTTTGTGGCAAATACAACCTTTGCTTATGTTTGGGGATGCGCGGTGATTGCATATAGCTATTCTTTTCTTGAATCTCCAATGATAACTATAGAGAAATCAGTTCCAAAATATTCAAAGCCAAATTCATTTGAGAATTACTCTGGTAGATACAAAAATATGTGA
- a CDS encoding glycosyltransferase family 2 protein, protein MFLITSQDGYGEIVKPFLVSVNIPVYNAADYVEQAVESALALPQTAEVILVEDCSTDNSWKVCQALAAKYGKVHLYRHPDGRNHGCSASRSLAAEKSTCEYISFLDADDFYLPGRFDTAEQLFGADPELEGVYEAIGAYVEDEVGLQRWKDAGREGFTLHTMTEYVQPRELFSTLIAGKTGSFSIVGLVVKRNVFEKVGYFDETLSLHMDEIFMFKLAALAKLLPGQLDKPVALWRVHDHNRISAYRSKSLIYKMKLKWWYALWKSSRGQLNSGDQQLVLSMLIKHGMSFQRFGKEPGRGYRLGKLLLWIMLLMDCPKLFFEIAYWRQLDF, encoded by the coding sequence ATGTTCCTGATAACATCTCAAGATGGGTACGGCGAAATAGTGAAGCCTTTTTTAGTAAGTGTTAATATTCCTGTTTATAATGCGGCTGATTATGTTGAACAAGCAGTCGAGTCTGCTTTAGCACTACCACAAACAGCTGAAGTTATCCTTGTGGAGGATTGTTCTACGGATAATAGTTGGAAAGTGTGCCAGGCTTTAGCGGCCAAATATGGTAAAGTTCATTTATACCGCCATCCCGATGGTCGAAACCATGGTTGCAGCGCGAGTCGAAGTTTGGCAGCCGAAAAAAGTACCTGTGAATATATCTCGTTTTTGGATGCCGACGATTTCTATCTTCCGGGGCGTTTTGATACGGCTGAGCAATTGTTTGGCGCGGATCCGGAATTGGAAGGAGTATATGAAGCAATAGGAGCATACGTTGAAGATGAAGTTGGACTTCAGCGATGGAAGGATGCCGGTCGGGAAGGGTTTACCCTACATACAATGACCGAATATGTTCAGCCAAGGGAATTATTTTCTACATTAATTGCCGGAAAAACAGGAAGTTTTTCGATTGTAGGGTTGGTGGTGAAACGTAACGTCTTTGAAAAAGTTGGTTATTTTGACGAAACTTTGTCGCTACACATGGATGAGATTTTTATGTTTAAGTTAGCCGCACTTGCTAAACTTTTACCGGGGCAACTGGATAAACCCGTTGCCCTTTGGCGTGTCCATGATCACAACCGCATCTCCGCATATCGGTCGAAAAGTCTGATTTATAAAATGAAACTCAAATGGTGGTACGCATTGTGGAAGTCGAGCCGAGGTCAATTAAATTCAGGTGATCAGCAGTTGGTGCTAAGCATGCTCATTAAACATGGGATGTCGTTTCAACGCTTTGGCAAAGAACCCGGAAGAGGATATAGGTTAGGAAAGCTGTTATTGTGGATAATGTTATTAATGGATTGTCCCAAGTTATTTTTTGAGATTGCTTACTGGCGCCAACTGGATTTTTAA
- a CDS encoding serine acetyltransferase produces MAHYEYKYGISISYRTQIGSGLYIGHFGGIVINKNVVVGKNCNISHQVTLGKANRGVKKGYPVIGDNVYLGPGAKVIGNVKIGNNVAVGANCVVTKDIPDNGVVVGIPGKIISLEGSLGYINKTSYE; encoded by the coding sequence TTGGCGCACTATGAATATAAATATGGGATATCAATCTCTTATCGTACCCAAATTGGCAGTGGTTTATATATTGGGCATTTCGGGGGTATTGTTATTAATAAAAATGTGGTTGTTGGAAAAAACTGCAATATTTCCCATCAGGTCACTTTGGGCAAGGCAAACAGAGGCGTCAAAAAAGGCTATCCAGTGATTGGGGATAATGTTTATCTAGGTCCGGGGGCTAAGGTGATTGGAAATGTGAAGATTGGGAATAACGTGGCTGTAGGAGCTAACTGTGTTGTCACCAAAGATATACCCGATAATGGTGTTGTAGTCGGAATTCCAGGAAAAATTATTTCTCTGGAAGGTTCGTTGGGTTATATCAACAAAACGAGTTATGAATAA